The Caloenas nicobarica isolate bCalNic1 chromosome 8, bCalNic1.hap1, whole genome shotgun sequence genome contains the following window.
acaatcccaggttccagtataagttggggaatgagctgttggagagcagtgtaggggaaagggagctgggggtcctggtggcagcaggatgaccatgagccagcactgtgcccttgtggccaagaaggccaatgggacctggggtggattagaaggggggtggttagtaggtcgagagaggttctccttcccctctactccgccctggtgagacctcatctggaatattgtgtccagttctgggcccctcagttccagcaggacagggaactgctggagagagtccagtgcagccacgaagatgctgaagggagtggagcatctcccgtgtgaggaaaggctgaggagctggggctcttgagctggagaagaggagactgaggggtgactcattcatggggatcaatatggaaagggtgagtgtcaggaggatggagccaggctcttctcagtgacaaccagtgataggacaaggggcaatgggtacaaactggaacacaggaggttccacttaaatatgagaggaaacttcttcacagtgagagtaacagagcctggaccaggctgcccaggaaggttgtggactctccttctctggccacattcaaaacccgcctggacgtgACCCtctgtaacctcatctgggtgttcctgctccggcaggaggattggactggatgatctttcaaggtcccttcatccctgacattctgtgattctgtgacccaCAGCTGCCTGTGCCAAGCTCAGGCTCCCACTCTGAGCACCCAGGGGCCCTTCACTTGGATTTTGGGGAGGGTGTCTGGTCAGATCACACTGTCTCTCCCACCGTAGCGGGGCCTTTCTGCTGGCTGGATCCAGCCCCCTGCTCTTCCCCGGCCCCGGCGTTTGCTCCATCGGTTCTTGCAGGGAGGCTGGTCCGGGACAGGAGCGGCTGGTCCGGGACAGGAGCGGCTGGTCCGGGACAGGAGCGGCTGAGCTGCCCGCGATTTCCCACGGAGCCACTTGAGGGCGGCAATGACCCGCCGCGGAGCCGCTGCGCGGGGTTGGCCAGCTCCAACTGGGTGAACTGGGCGaactggggcaggcaggggaaggagggggctCCGGAGACCCCCCCCGGCTGTCTCAGGACCAACATCCCTCCAGTGTCCTTTCCCTGGGCAGTTCACCTCGTGGGAGCTGCAGCCACCTGTGGGAGCAGCCGCCTAAACCCCGGAGAGGTACTTGCTCTCAAGACCTGtgatcttttaattttttcctttttggttgCCTTTTGTCTCTTTGATGGAGATCAGCACCACTGGGTATTGTTCGTGGTGGGTGCAGGAGGTGGGTTTGGTTCATCTCTTTGTATCAGGGCTGGGTCATGCTGCCCTGCGAGTCCAACCGGCTGGAGTCCATCAGCGAGGCCTCCTGAGAAAGCTGCCACAGGGGCAAATCCTCTTCTGACAGGCATTAATGCTCCAAATTCAATTCACCTAAAAAAATTGTGCTGCATCCCTCCCGTGGCTGAATTCAGGATCTGAAATGAGGCGTTTTATTTCCCTGTGACTCTCCTGAGAATCTCAAGCCCAACCACAGGACAGGCTGACCAAGGTGTCGAGCAATCATAAAGCTGCCTGTGATGTGTaagagcagaagctggagaTGCTCTTCCACCCCTTCCCAAGATTTACATGTTCTAGAGCTAATTGTAAATGAGAAGGGGAAGAGCAGTGATAGGGCTCGAGAAGCCTGTCATTGCAAAATCGCTGCTGTGTGTCATTAAAGCCGCGCAAACCTGGGGACTGTTGGTATCAGCAAGCgcaggcacagctgggctgatgCTGGTGGGCTCAAGGGAACACGGGTTTTCCAGAGGAGTTTGTGCATCCCCAGGAACTTTGAAATGCAGAGCAGCGTGTAGTGCCGCTCAAGAAACCGGTGACTGGGCAAACAGGACAAACTGCCCCGAGGGATTAACGGAAAGAAACGAGGCTGAGGAGAAACCTTGGTCAGAGCAGTTGGGAAACCTTTGCTACCTTTGCGTGGtcagctggaggaagagaaatttGACAAGGAAATCTGGCTGCGGAAGATGCAGGGCTGTGGAAATCCCTGCGCTGCTGCTGGCTTGAGTGACAGGAGTTTGTGCCTGCTGCGAGGTTTTtataacagaaaggaaaatgcacaGAACTAACGTTTCTTCCCTTCTTTGGACGGTAGGAATGTTTTAATTGAGAAACTTGTTTTAATTACATTAGGTGATATCACAGTCTATTTTACAAGTTCAGGATAAGAGGATGTGTGGACCAGTTACACAGAAAACCAGTGAAAGCATAAAAACCTACaacatgagaaaaatgagaaggtTAACTTAACTTAACTTAATCTCCCACGAACAAAACGCATCGAGAGTTTGGTGTGAAATGGAAGATTATGCCAGGATCCAGAGAAGTACAAAGGATGAGACTAACATAGTTTACAGTATTGGTTCTGCATGACCATCGTTTGCCCGCGTTCAGAGACAGCCGCTGTTCCCCAGTGTGTTGCTGAGCAGGTGGTTCTGTCTCTAACGGTTTGGTCTGGTCTTGtcagaggagaaagcaaaataactgaTGGGCAAAGGTCATGACTGACGCTGAGCTGGTCCCCAGGGTCACCGCCTACAGGAGTGTCTTCCACTGGATAGTCGGGGGGTTCTGCACCAAGAACTGTATGGAGGAAAACTAAAACAGCTCCAAAAAGCCCCATCTCAAACGTAGAAAAGTCTCACTCTGGAAGTGCTTACGAGAAGGTCGTCATCATAGAATTTGGTTTCTATAATAACATTACCACtgtggaaggaaaagaggagaaaaagagtaTTAGAAgtgaacagcagaaaacaaatgctcCTCACACGCCTGGGCTGACACCTCACCCCCTGCAACACCAGCTTTGGTTTGGAGCCGCACGCCATGGGCACCGTGTCCTGctgcggggctgtgggggctgaAGGATCCCTGCACTGCATTCCCGCACCGGGCAGGTCCCCCGGCCCTCCCTTGCACCCCCTTTCTGGGCACGGTACCGCGCGGGCCGCGGCGTGCCACAAACAGCCAGCTCCTGCTCATTTCtattgctaaaaataaaacagcagtcCCAGCACCTTCAGGTCCCTCTCTCTTGCAGTGAATTGTGAAAACCGatgggaattatttttttattccccatTTCTGTCCTCTAGTGCTGAGCAAGATACTTCAAACAACTTAACATGTTGTTCCCCTCAAGAAGTGCTTAAATACGAACACACAAGTGTATTTTATACAAACTGCAATGGGAGTGTATATGGGTGTGACAAAAGCTCTGATTATTTAAGTTGCTGACTTTGAGATTTTGGTAGACAAAAGTAAGAACTTTGGGGCCATTACAGCACTTGGACACCTGAGCAGTGTGATCTGACCACGTCTAAAATCGAAGGAGCGGTTCCATCGCCACTGTGGCTCTCGGTATCTGTAACACGGGCACCACTGAACCTGGCACAGCGTAAGGTTTGTGCTGTGGTGTGACCAGTGCTTGAACTCCAATGCCTGGGAATGTTCTCAGTCTGATGTCCAGTCATCCCAGGAATGCCTCAGTTAGCACCAAATAGCTCAGCTCCCCTCTCTCCTGCTGTGGAAACACCGAGGTGAACATGAGGTCTTCGGAAATATCAGAAAGTGGGGGGCTCTGCTCTCCAAGTCTTGGCAGCTGAAAAAGGCTGATTTCTTTGAGCGACAAAAAAACCTTTGGATTTCTTTGGGCTGGTGATACTACTGTCAAGCCTCAAGAATGACTTTAGGACACCTCCATGACAAAGAGAGAGATCTGGGCTGCCCTTGACAAGCGGACAGACTCCAGGGAAAGAATGGGACACTAGAAAATCCTCAAAGTCACTCGAGAACTGGAGTCTCATAACTGCCAGTCCCCCAAATGCCTTGATTTCCTGAGATGGTCAAAACCAACTGGTCAgacatctttgtttctttactcTGATTCCCAAACCTGGCTCCTCCCTTACTGACTGAAAACCACCGGCTCTGGGAGCCGAGGATGCATGTGGCACCTACGAGGTTCTGAGCAGATCATGCCAGGGAGCACTATTCAAACACTGACGCTCTCTTCTGAGTCCACTCTCTTTGAAACGTGCTGTGAATAGAAATCAGCGATGGCAGTTCCCATCCCAGTGCCTTCTCTATGCGACTGGCTTTCCTCCAGACGGGGACGAGAGGGAAAACGCTGGGGAGGGAGGTCTTCCAGAGGACACAGTGACCTTGCGGCGAGACTGGCTGCTCCCCGTCTGCCTCGTGTTGGCAGGAGGATTCCCAAACCCTTCTGTCCCGGCTGGCAACGTGCTCCTCGCGCATTTGCCAGCACCCATCGAGCGCTGCAGGGAAGGCGGCTTTTTGTCAGTGACTGCAGCTTCCCAGGGGCTCCCTCAAGGAGTCTTTTTCATCATCCCACCAGAGCTCGCGCCCAGCACACGTTATTCCAAGTCCAAGCGATCGCTGACCTACTCAGAAGTAAGTGTGCAAACGGTGGCCAGGACTAGACATTTATGAGGAAGGTGTATGAATCTCTTTACGGTAAAATGACTCTTTCCTACCTGTTAAGGGTATTTTATCCCCAGATACAACTCCATATGGCTACACGTATAGTTTATAATCCAATGTAAAAGACACAAGGCTTGGCAAAATGGTACAGTGATGAAACAAACGCTAGAGCAGATGGGTGATATATTGTGTGAAAAACAACCACCTTGGACAAGAGTCAGTGATCAATAGCTGGATTTGAAAATGGCCcaagcatctcttttttttttttctggatgtaAGGCATATTAAgctgcaaagcattttaaaatcctttcacggtttgcctttcaaaaaaaaattaagcaactCTAATAAAGGATCGGTTCCACTTTCTCCAAACTTTTATAGCTATATTAATGCAAATTGGATCTATGGAAAAGAAGGTAATGAGGTTGGCTTAGCCCCTTTCATCTCTCAACAGCTAACAGCAGTGAGGGCGATTCAGGGCTGGTAGCAGctccccctcttccttcccaCTGTGGCCCCCAAGGAAATGCCACACACGGCTTTTTCGTTGCCTGCTCTCAGATTCTGTAAGCCCAAGGCACTCACGTTAAAACGTTTGCTGGCATCATCTGTGATTCAGGTGCTGCCTCTATCAAGGACTGCCAAGTGTTTGTGGAGTTAGGAATCACAAAACCGAATTCAAAGAACCATTCTGCAAAGTAAAAAGAAGATCCAGAGGCAtttgaaagaagataaaatCCACAAATGgtccttttgcttttcacctGACAAGCTGGGGAAGTCCCTAAACTGTCCTGCTGTACTGCcaacattttacatttaaattactttgtaCAGCTTAAACTGTACAAAGCCTGGCCCTCCTCTTAAAGCAGATACTCCCTTTCTAAAATAGCCGATGGTAATGATAAAGCCATGCCACTTCCTTAGCATTCAGTGGAAATTTCAACACACCTAATTGGGAACCGGGAAACCACACTCCCCCTCTTGCAGACACCCCTGGATCCAGTTGGGACTTAAGTGCACGACTGGTTGCCCAAAAGACAAGGAGCTCAATGTTTTGTCTCCCCCTCGACCGCCCCAGCTTAAGAGTAACACCGCAGTGAGGGAGATCAGATGTGCAGCTCCCCAGTCACAAGGACAGCACCGCTGTAACCAAACAAGAGGCTCCTCCAGTCTGGTGCTGGCAAGCACTGGGTGCTTCTGGGGAAGACGCATGAATCCCCACACTGGGTGACTCTAAAATAACCTGTTTCCTTGCCTCAGGCAGCCCGCGGTGGATTTATGCCCCGAAGCATGATTACTCAGATTTTTTGCTTACATAACGAAGTGTTAATACACTTATGAAATACTATCCCTAATACTGTGGCCCATTAGTCCTGACAAGATGAGTGCTTCAGTGCtactctgaaaaattaaaatcactgtGTTCAACCCATTTTAGTTTCTCTAATCCCCGCCGCGCTGGGGGTCTGCACACAGAGCAGATACGTACCTTCTAGACACTGCCCTTTGAAATAAACTTTCTGTTCCAGTCGGaatttttccatctgttctGCTGAGGAAAAGTTTAACTCCCGAGACACTGCTTTgcatttcaggatttttttaggAACGCGAGCTGCGAAACAGATAGTGAAGCATTATTTGCACACAGTAAAACAAACTCAGCCGCCTCAGGCGCTATTATAATATACTTTGAAATAATGATTAGCACTGGTACAAgagaaatgcaaacacaaaggactttgtttttacatttgCAGGAGTGAAATCCAAGATGCAAATAGGTTGAGTATCTTGCCCAGAGCCAGGAATGAAACTTGTGACAGAACCAGGGGTACAACACCAATCCCTCAGACTCCTGGTCAAAACCCACAGTTCTCCAATTTGAAATACGAGATGCAACTTGAATTTTCACTTTAGGAAGTGTGCTGAGGATCACTAGAGGCCGAAGGGCTGCTTAGTACACAAGTGTGTTTGCCCTTCTcgcttccccttccctttcagaCTCTGCATCCCCAGCAAACCACAAACGGTCGTTTCTCAGTCCAGC
Protein-coding sequences here:
- the PDE6D gene encoding retinal rod rhodopsin-sensitive cGMP 3',5'-cyclic phosphodiesterase subunit delta, producing the protein MSATDERAKEILRGFKLNWMNLRDAETGKILWQGTEDLSVPGVEHEARVPKKILKCKAVSRELNFSSAEQMEKFRLEQKVYFKGQCLEEWFFEFGFVIPNSTNTWQSLIEAAPESQMMPANVLTGNVIIETKFYDDDLLVSTSRVRLFYV